GCACGAGCTCGCGCAGCCGACGCTTGACGAGGTTGCGGCGCACCGCGGTGCCCACGGCCTTGGACACGACAAGACCGACCACGGGACCGGAGGGTCCGAGGTCGGTCTTGGTCGTCAGGTGCACCACGAGGGTGTCCCGGCCGCTGCGCGCACCACGGCGCACCGCCTGCTCGAAGTCGGCAGCGCGGCGCATCCGGTGCGCGGCGGGCAGCACCGGCGCTGGCGTCAGGCCGAGAGCTCCGCGCGACCCTTGCGGCGACGGGCCGCGAGGATCGCGCGACCCGCGCGGGTGCGCATGCGCAGACGGAAGCCATGCGTCTTGGCGCGGCGCCGGTTGTTCGGCTGGAACGTGCGCTTGCTCACGAGAGTCTCCACTACATCCGGGTTGGGCCCCGCGCGTGAGCGCAGGACCTGGGTCTGTCTGCCGAGCTCGACTGCTCCAAGGACACGCACGCGGCGTGTGGCGTCAGGGCGC
The sequence above is a segment of the Cellulomonas fimi genome. Coding sequences within it:
- the rnpA gene encoding ribonuclease P protein component, whose translation is MLPAAHRMRRAADFEQAVRRGARSGRDTLVVHLTTKTDLGPSGPVVGLVVSKAVGTAVRRNLVKRRLRELVRARLDTWPADAGVVVRALPPAATAEYARLGVDLDSAFATALRRTSRRSTQA
- the rpmH gene encoding 50S ribosomal protein L34, producing the protein MSKRTFQPNNRRRAKTHGFRLRMRTRAGRAILAARRRKGRAELSA